The Anopheles moucheti chromosome 3, idAnoMoucSN_F20_07, whole genome shotgun sequence genome contains the following window.
TGCTGTGGCGAAGAAGCCCAAAATCaagcaaataataataaaaaacccgAAAGACGCGGCTGTGTTGCGTggtcagcaaaaaaaaaacaagaggtGTACTGAAAAAGGGGTGATGTCCAAGTGGACTTGAACCACGGAACTTGGAACAAGAGCTGCTGATACCCGAGAGACAACTGGACGCGGTGCAGTGGGACCGACCAAACAAACGCATACACTTGTGGCAAGGTGCACTTGAGGCGTCGAAACCTTCTCAACCTGACGAACCTGCCCGAACTTGACGATGAGAGGGTGCAGTTTTGGATGGGTAAGCGTACTGTTGCTTTCGTTGCGGATTTGttcttcggttttgtttttcttcttccgatGTGTTTGGATTCTTGTGATAGCCTGTTACGAGGTTTCCAACTTGGTGGTTTTACCAGTAAGTCAGCACTTTCTCTTACAGGTTAACTTCTTTAAACGAACGCTTCAATGACATATTTCTAGGTTTACCATCCGAAGGGCATTTGATGTTGGCTATGACAGAGAGACAAAGGTCAACGCGGATTTGCGAAAGGTTCCGCTTTTCGTGACAATTTAGGACATTTAACGCTGATAACCTATATTTCCAGGGAAATCACTATCTTCAACGTTGTTGGCTATCCGCGTGTAAAGGGTCTTCACTTTCGTTCACTTGTAAGTTATCACCAATTCCTTCAATCTCCGTGCCGGGAACGCAACGcatttgtgtgtgagttttcCTTCGCCGTGTGCGCGTTCGCTGTGCGTATGCAAACCGTGTGGAACCGGTTACCAGAATCGAACCCGGGGATCAGTTTTTTACCATCGTTTTGTTTCCCCGCTTGTTGCTTACcgccaaaaacacacaccgcacGTGCAGTACAGACACGGGAAGAGACACGGGAAAACCGCGAGACACACACTGATGAACCGCTCGCACGGAACGAAAGAAACGAACTGGAGGCGTTTGTTGCTGCTTGCGTGTGTCTCGCGTAGATCGCGACCTGCGGATTGATGCGGTTTTTTTCTCACCCGCACAGTGGGCAAGTAAAGGGTGTTACATGTTCGCTAGGTTCATGTTAAAGTGTTTAAGTGTTTAAGAGTAATTCTTCCAAATAATTCGGATTAGCCATAGTTGTAGAACTATGTATAGAATTggataatttatattttagttTTAAGATTTAGATTGTGCAATGTTGCGCACATGAATGAATTCGTATGCATCTGCATTATTGGGAGTTTTCATAATTACACAATTTTCATAACAgcagaattgaattttttttataatagtAAAAACTAGgcttattttactttttgaaGGCATTCTGATTGTGGCATTTTTGTATAACATGCTTTGCTCATTGTGCTCCGGGAAGCGAGCGTTGCTAGGGAACCAGGGGATGAGAATCGTTGGTTAGAGAGGCTGCGTGAGAGCTATACGAATGTTTCTACTCTTTTACACGCAGTCCCTCTCTCTGAGCGTATAGTTTTTGCTACATTTCAGAAGAAACATAAACTCGTCTGTAGTATCTTGAACTTATCGTTTGTAGCGAAGATTTAATTTGATTCaagttttcttatttatttgatCAAATGCTCAATAAATCACTCGTTGCTGACCTTATAATATGCTACCGAATGTGCAACCATAGTATTAAGATTTGAATACTTTGCTTAAATTCGCTGTAAGTAATGTATATTTTTCAgtttatgtttaatattttgaaacttatttttttagttaaaacataaatcataCGCTACTTCATACTAACTGAATGGAATTTAAGGTAAAGAATTGCCTTAAATCacttaacaaaaaaagtacATGATTGTAGTGTAATTTAccttaaaattataatataaaTAGGAATAAGAATTTCAATTACGTTActattctttttctttttttttctttttttcaagaaaaacaatttttattttaatttgatggTAGGCAAAAGACTATCAGTgcacataaaaacaaacacaatggtTTGAAATTAAGGTTTTTCTCTATTAATATACTAATGATAATATTTTTGCGaaggaaattgttttccctttgGTACGATTAGTGTTTTGGCTAACAATCTCACTCTCTCGCGCACTGTTGGATGTTGATTTTGTGGTTGCTCTCACGAGCATAGTGAGCGAATTTTTCTCGCAGTGTGAGACGCGAGTATCTCACACTCATGCAGCATCCATCTCGCAGAGTTAAGGACGTTTGAAACGAATGCCATAATCAAACGGTCAAAATGAACGTGTTTGCATAAAAAGCAGACAGGTTTAACAAAAGCGAATAGTACTTtgtgaatttttgaaaattgagCTGATAAACAGCCTGTTGCTACTGGTTTATCTTTGTAAAACGATTATTATACGCATCAAATCTCTGCTCAAATCTATCTCATTTTCATACCGAAACACCAGCTCTTCTACACGCCAACGTTATTATTGCATTGTGTAACGCATCACTCCGCAGAATGCTCCCCGCATACTGCAAAGAAAcgccaaaaacacacaaactgcACAAGAAATTCCACCCGGTGCCAGGTGCTCTATTTGCATACAAATGCGAACGCAAAACGATGCCATTTGTTACACGACGCATTTAAAAGACACCTCCCGTGCGTCTGCTAAAAACCAAATTTTACGGCAAGAAAATGCACTGAAACgtgttgaaatttaaaataaataaccaaCTCCAACCGGGCCAGGTGCTGTGGAAGGTACGCGTGCCCACCGTCAAGGCGGTGAATGATGTGTGCCCAAAGTGTGCCATACAGATAAAGGGTTTTGAGGGAAAGAATGTGACCAAAAGTGGTTCGTTACATTAAAGGCTGATGAGTAGCGGGAAACGATGGTGCCATGTTGCGATAAATTTGGCAGATCAGAGAAGGCGATGAGCATGATTTGTGTGTGGACGCCGGATGTCGCGCGGCGCGTTACCCAATCTAATGGTTAGGATGCTGTGATGATGTGTTTAAGTGCCTTAAAAGCTAAGTGAAAACAAAGATAAAGCCATTAAAAGCCACCTATCATGGTTTATTCACTGCTTTGACCAGGGGCCACTACTTCATGGCTACACAGGAGCAAGTTTTCCTGATTGGTAATTTTGTGCAGTTCGCAGTAAGCCTTGAATTTGGTTTTGAGATCGTTATTTTCGCTCTTTAAGCGAATTCGTTCTTCGCgtaaaataatattgaatGCTTCTATGCGATTAATTTTGTACGTAAGAGTTCCGAACATATCGTCAGGTTCGTTGGGGTCAAGTGCATTTGAATCGTTTTGATCTTGCCGGAACCATTTGGCAGCATATTGCTGATCTTGTTCGGTTTCGTACTGTGTGCAGATAAGACCCAGTTTAGCAATTCTATTGCCCCAGTCAAGATGTTCCGTAAGCACGTTCTTTAGATGATGCGTGAAAGAACAGATCCATGTCATGCACTGGTGATGTTCAACGTCCACCTCTTTCTGCTGTTCCTTCAGCAACTGCACCTTCATCTCTAGAAGCCGTCGATAGTTGTGGCGCGTACGCAGCTTCCGTCTTCCGCCAATGTTGGCAAGCGTAAGGGTGTGGTCGAGTTGCGTTTTCTTCATCTGCAGTACGGCCTCCTGACAGCGACGCCGCTCTATGGCTTGCTGTTCAAGTTCGGTGTAGTAGACAAGCCGATCGTACGATTGTTCACGCTCTGGGAACAGCACGATTTGGAAGTAGTCTTCGAGGATTGCTCGAAGTCGCCAATAGAGGGCATTCATTTCGGCGTATTTTTTATCGCGAATAATTTCAAACTTTTCCACTTGCTGTGGAAAGAAACGCAAGCGAGCGAGTGTAAGTGGGAATTTCCGGGGTGAAAAGTTGTTTGTCTTACCGCATTTATGTTCTGGTTGTTGCTTTCAAGCAGCCACTCGCGGTCAGCCAATTCATCCTGCTTCATTTTGGACAGCAGTTGTGCCAGTGAAGCATCAAGCTCCTCCATTTGGGAGCAACTAAAGCTCTAAAATGAAGGAAGAAGCGAATATGTTTAGCTGTAGTTCAACGTTTAACGTGACAAGTACCTCTTTGCTTTCGACTTCTTCGCGGAAGTCTTTGAGAAGGGTTTGAGTTTCGCTTTCATAGCGCTCTAGCAATGCTGTGGTGCGGTAATCCTTTAGACCTGCAAAATATGGCCAAATAGACTTCAATCTTCACCGGATAATGGCCGAAACTTACGGATATAGTAGTCGATGACGTTCCCCAATCGCGACAAGCATTTGGTGTGTATTTCTTGGATTCCATCCCGCACACCAACCAATCGCTGGATGATTTCGTTCTTGCGGTCGAAAACGGTTCCGAAacattgctgttgctgccggaGCTCCTCAGCTAGCTGTTCGGAGCGTACCTTGGAACAAAGCGTTTCCCAGCCACcaaagaatgctttttccgtttgggCTGAAAACTCTCGCTCCCGGGTCAGGTGGTCCTGTTGTTaattaaatcattaattttattttcttggtGTCCCTGATATTTTTGCCAATCGGACTGAGGGCCAGCATAATTAGTAAACTGGTCTAGCAGCTCCGAAATATCACTTACCCGGTACAGTTGATTTTGTGCCTCCTGTGCGGCGATCTTTTTTGCAAGCAGCTTTTCTTGCTTCTTGCGCCGCAGTTCCTCCTGCTTGGTATCGATTTCTTGATCGGGGTTGTCCATATCAGCGGAGTCGTTAACTTAACCGCAGATTGACAGCTTAGCCAGATGACAGCTGATGTACGGCACAATTCGTTACGCCTACTTAGTGGAGATTACATTTCCGAGCgagttttattaaaacattaacataaaacataaatttatccctttccatttcgtttgcATCGTTCAATGGCAGTGTGTTCCGAGAGAAATGCTCAGTTAACTTCCAGAGGAAGACAAGGTCGATAATTAATAATAAGCTTCACCGTCAGTTACTAATATTGCAAgtaaaagtttttcaattctCATCCCgggaaaaaacagaagaagaagcaacGGTTGGGCGCGATAACGCGCGTGGTGCGGCTAGCGCTAAGCGGTATGCTGATGATGGTTAGTTCCGATGTAATTTCAAGAGACTAATGGTACGGTTGTGTCATCCATCAGGACGGGTCATTGGCGCGAACGGCTGGTATGATTAGCTTTCATCAGACCGGATGACCGGAAGATACAAATAACGCTTGTCGCGAGCTTGCGGAAATGGGAAATGCGTACAATTTAGCATAGGCAGGAGTGATTAGACGAGTAATTTACCttttatgtatatttttatagcataATTATGAGGTGTATAACCTTGTGTAATTGGTTCAGTAAAGTGGGCGAGTGTTTTATCCTGGTGAAGTTTACATTTTAGTTCGAACGTGATCAAGCCGTTTAGCTTGGATGAAGTTTATTGGTGCATTTTGTACCTGGTTATGACCGAATTCCGTTTTGACATTTCTCTAGATCAGCTTGGGTGGATAAAGCGATTCTTAAATTATCCCTATCATTTCGTGTCCTCGAGCAATAAGcttttaaattacatttcaCATTTATACCCCCTTATGACACCTTCACTCTTTCTAGGGCTTCTGATCCAGATGGAGCCCTTCGTGGAAATACTCACTCCCGCCATCCTTCCGCTGGTTACGTTCTTTTTCCCGTGCCTCAATCGACCACGGCTGCAGTTCGCCGGATACACCGAACCAATAGGTGACGCAACCGATCAGATAGATCCCGGCGGCAATGTAGAATACGGTACGCCACTCGTTCTCGCTCCCGCTCGCCGTCAGCTGCCCGGACACGATGGGCGTGAGAATGCCGGCAACGGTGGAAAAGGTGTTGGAAATACCCATCAACACGCCGGCACTTTTCGGCGAGAGGTCGAGATGGTTGACGGCGAACCCGCACCAAGCGAAAGCACCACAACCGACGGCGATCGTGATGCAGGTGAGGGTGGGACCAGGCTTCAGGATGAAGGCACCCACCAGCATGAAGACGGTTTGGGCCAGGAAGGCACCACAGTTGAAGTACCGGCGTACCTGTGTTGTCGTGAGCCAGCGCCGGATCTGGCAAAGATCAGCCAGATATCCGGCAAAGCTTAGCAGTGAGCCCATCACGAGGTACGGCAGGGCTGAAAGGAATCCGGCCGCTTGCAGCTCAAAGTGCATCGTATCTGTGGACAAAAGGGGACATTAGGGAGGGATGGCAGAACAAACAATCTACGGGGTTCAGGTTCACCTCTCAGGAATGTGGGCAATTGTGTAAGCAGCGTATAGAATCCCCAATTTTCCGAGAAACTCGACACGACCAGCGCCCAGACGGCTTTCGACGTTAGGATGCCGCGCCAGGGATGTTGAACCTTCTCGACTGGTGCAGCTGAACGTTGCAGTGTAGCCAGTATGAACTCTTTCTCCTTGGTGGTGATGTAGGGATCTGTTTCGGGAGACTTCTTCACGATGAACATCCACGCCACAAACCAGAGACATCCGAACGCGCCGAGAATGTAGAATACCCATTCCCAACCGAGGGTGTCCGCGAGCACACCGCTCAGCAGCATAGACGCTACGGTACCGGTAAAGACACCGGAAAACGCGATCGTAGCCATGCGCGATCGTTCACTCGGTGGAGCCCAATTGGACCAGATGGCGTGAATACATGGGAAGGTTACACCCTCGAAGAAACCTTCCGTTGCACGTACTGCGATGAGCCAGCCGAAACCTCCGTGGGCAGCGAGCGGTGTCAAGAGTGTCAGGATCGCTGTGACGCCAACTCCAACACCGAAAACCTGTGGATAAGAAGAGATCCCGGATTAAGATGTGCTTAGGGCACTGAGCGTTGAATCATACATAGTTTCCACCGAGTGCGTTGGACATGTAGCCACCAATAAGTTGCGTGAAGATGTATCCATAGAAGAAGGAACTCAGAATGTATCCTTTTGTGGTGGAATCCCAATTGAATTCTTGTTCCTAGAACGAAAGCACTTGACTTCTTGAGGACTTGATGAGATATTGAATGTAACGACTACGCACATAaccttccgttccgtttgggTATTGTACGGTACGGTTCTCTGTCATAGCCACTATCGCAACGCTTAGATTTACACGCAGCGAGTACACGTTGAAGAATCCGAAAAATGCCAAAAACACCAGCACATATCGGCGACGCTTCCAGAACATCCACATGGGGGCATCGATTCCATCACTGTATGTGTACGGTGCAAGGGATTAGCAGAATAGAAACCGTCCTCCAAAGCAGCCTACTTACCTGAGCTTGCTACTTTCGGTAGCATCCATTACCGATTGTTTGAGAGATCACACAGACGGGGAGTATACTTGCCAGTGTGATGCGTACCGTCTGGTGGACCAGTACGTAATGAAGCGTCGGAGAAAATCAGTCAACCAGAACCGAATGTTCAGCGAGATCGGAAGATTGTTTGTAAATAGGTATTAGCGTGTACAATCAGCTACTTAACCTCCTCCGGCCCCACAGTAACGATGACATCGCATTGTCGTGTGGCACATCTTGAAGCGTGTGTAAGAAAGGTTCGTGCTGATAATACGCATATTGAGTGGCTGTTATCGTACTGCCTGCATGTGCGAAGGCATCAGGTAAATCATAACTTTGTCGATCATTATTTTGATGCACCGATTGAAATGGAGTGCATAGCGGAGTGTTAAGCgaagtttttttatgaagGGTGAATAAGAGTAGCCTTAGTTCTTGAGATCCTGCTGAGTCCTATCATTCGGAAAACTTTGGATACGTTGGAACAACACTTCCATTCAACGAACAAGATAATACGATAATCAGCAGAGGCATCTTTTTCTGCATAACTTTCGGAAAGTGAAGGTGTATCGTAGTCGAGTAATGAGGCGTAACCGATACCTCTTCGCAAGATGATGAAAAGCGATTACGCAAACGGTTGCAAAGACGAAACCGGATCGAAGCGCATGTTAACAGCTTGAACTGCTCACGGTGACGAGTTTTTCCTTATTAacatgcggcaagcctggaaGCGACCGGAAAGCGTCACGTCAACGACTTCATTAATGTGTCGGGGAAACTGTTGCGAGTTGCAAAGAACACTGGTAGTATTTCGAGCGAGTTCGTTAATCAAATGCACCATTTATGGGCATGATTAGTTAATCCATCTCCAAATCTTGCTCCTGCCAGCACCAGATTTGTGCTACCGTGCGAGTTTGAAAACCTCGATAGAAGGTGCGTCCAGTGGAGTTCATTAGATGAAAGCTTCCATCAGCGCGGTTATTTCCAGATGGGTACAAATATCCGCACGGTGCcggtgtgctgtttttttttcttatcctgtcaagtgaaaaacaaactttaaatGTCATTAATGGGTCCGTTTAAGTGAAACCTTCCCCGTCAATGGAACTTGCTGGCGGTGCGTAACCGGGACAGTGATGAGGATACGGATCTCGAGGGACGAACCTGCCCGATTCTTTGCTGCAGGTGATGAATCTGTCAGCGGTGTTGGTTTTACCCGTCCACTTGTGGCTGACTGCTTTGACTCTCCCGGTAAACATGACGTGAGCGCGATGTAATGCGAAAGCGGAACAAAAACATAAGCAAACACACGTGGTCTTTAGCGATTAAACTGGTTTTCTAGGCCGGTTTTCTAGCCCTGTAGGTTCGATGTAGGGGttcgtattatttttttttgttgcgttgctatgtttaatttaatttcacccTCTCACGGTACGGTGTGCGCTAAGGAAGAAAGTAAAAGTGTCGTCTGATCGTTGTTAAATGGATTGTGGAGTAGATGATAAGCGAGTTAGGGTAAATGAAAGGTGAACTTGAAGTGACTGTGTTGATGTTTCTGCTGGAATGCTGGAAGAGTATTGGaatcgttttaatttttttccataaaattttaattggtatttgtattattttagtAACTGGATGATCAATAACAAAACCTTAAAACGTGAATAGCAGCAACAAGATGCTCTTAGGCATATACTTGGCGTATTGTGACAGTTGCtcgaggaaaaataaattttttttgcacttaTGATACTTAAggatagaaaaaaaggttaatgAAAGGGTGAATTAAAGTATTATTAACAAATGTATTCAGTTGCTGCAAAGAATTGCAAAAATTGACttcagtttttcaaccaattggGCTTGGGTGTTGTTTGAAGTTCGATGAGTATCCTATTAAACTGCGCCCCATACAAAATAGTACGCAAAATAGAATCTTACTACTACAAGTAAGACGTTATCCAAGGATTTACTATGATTTTCATCGACTTGACGTAGCTATTCGAAGTTTACCTCTTTGGAAAAATGCGTAGGCATTACATTGCCTTCCGAGAACACAAACCCGAAAACCACCATCTTCGTATGGGGAAATCTGGTCTGTAGGCATTTCTTGTAGTCACTCTGACAGCAAAAGTGAGCGAGagtaaaaatgtgaaataaatttagTACAATTTAGTAAAACTGTCAAACTGGTTGAACACGTGACAAGAACTTAAATATTTATGGGTATTAAAAGCTCAGTattcaaaatgaaataatttgaatgaaatttgcgAGTCTCAAGCTTATTCTCattcttcttctgttttttttttcgcttgtcaataaaataaatagcttCTGGAGAGTCTTTATTactttgaaaaatgttttaaatgcaCATTCAGTTTAGAAGTTTTAAATAGCCATATCGATTTGTGCTCTAGGTGGATAAGCAAATGATCATACAACCTTCAACAAGATAGGCTGCCTGTAgtacattttgatttttttgctaCGAAACTCTCGGACAACCGCACAACCGACAAGGGTTATGTTTTCTCCCTGAGTCATGTACACGCTGATGAGTTAATGCGCCCCCCTCAGGCACACATGCAACCATCGATCCAAAAACGATCATTTTATCGTGTCACATCGAACCAATCGTAAACTGATTGCAGACCATATTTGAATTGCAGCTGAAACACTGAGAAGAATGTTGGCATTATTTATCATGGCGAGCCTTTTTTCATTGACTTCCGTGACTCTTAATAGatgagacgaaaaaaaaaaacaaaacagctccACACGCAAAGAATACACTTCCCCCACGTAGATAGTAGTATCTACGCAACGCCATCACGGGTTGGCTTTAAAATCCCCGCCATGTTGCTGTGTATTATGgcttatcaaaacaaaaacaaacgaaatacgGCAAACGGTTGTCAATTCGCGCACGGCTGATGATGGGCAATAACAATGGGATTGTAAAGATAAATGTCTGCCCGGAGATGTTTGGAGATGTGCAGCCTAGTAGTGGTGGTTAGGCGTTTACGACAGCTAGCCTGTTAGACACACGGTACACGGCATGATATAACCCGTTGCTGTAGTCAGTAGTATTACGCTTTTACGGTCTTCATTTCTTatttgaatgtaaacaaaacagtaGAATGTGATGTTGCAGTGATATCGTCTGGAGGTCATCACTGTGGTACGGTATTCGCATAAGATGCATTTAATAATTCAAGTTCAACAGGTTGTCTAAGGTTAGAAAAAATAGCTTCATGACTTCTGAGTGATCTTAGATATGAGTTTTGCGTAATTACAATGATTCTACATGCATGCGACTAATCATCGCATTGCGAGTGGGACGATTTCAATTAATGAAGTCAAACGTGATAACAATGCTATCTACTGAAACGATCATCGTCGATTTCCTGCCCACCGGTTCTCTCaatcgctcgctcgctcgtcATACTGAATTTGACGCTAATGGAACTAATTTCGGATCGTTTGAAAGCTGTGCAAACATGTGTTATGATTGTATTGAGCTTAGAACTGTTGAATGTCGGAATGAATTTAGTGTAACAGCCTTGAAAAATAACAGACGCTATGGAGAAGCTAGACGCATGGTACGGAATACCTGTTGCTAATAGTTTCAACAGTGGCGCGTGAGGTATTAATTTTGGAATAACATGTTCCACCCCAAAACGCTGTTCATCACAAATCCTGTATTCGCGTATTTGTGTAAATCAATATGGGAAATGGGGAGAGAATTACACCGTACGTGTGTGTGGCCAGCTGTaatcttcttccttttctttagGGTTGCGAAAGCGCCGGAGTTGTCTTTAGGTTGTCCCTTGCAACGGA
Protein-coding sequences here:
- the LOC128302842 gene encoding uncharacterized protein LOC128302842, which translates into the protein MDNPDQEIDTKQEELRRKKQEKLLAKKIAAQEAQNQLYRDHLTREREFSAQTEKAFFGGWETLCSKVRSEQLAEELRQQQQCFGTVFDRKNEIIQRLVGVRDGIQEIHTKCLSRLGNVIDYYIRLKDYRTTALLERYESETQTLLKDFREEVESKESFSCSQMEELDASLAQLLSKMKQDELADREWLLESNNQNINAQVEKFEIIRDKKYAEMNALYWRLRAILEDYFQIVLFPEREQSYDRLVYYTELEQQAIERRRCQEAVLQMKKTQLDHTLTLANIGGRRKLRTRHNYRRLLEMKVQLLKEQQKEVDVEHHQCMTWICSFTHHLKNVLTEHLDWGNRIAKLGLICTQYETEQDQQYAAKWFRQDQNDSNALDPNEPDDMFGTLTYKINRIEAFNIILREERIRLKSENNDLKTKFKAYCELHKITNQENLLLCSHEVVAPGQSSE
- the LOC128303966 gene encoding sialin-like, whose protein sequence is MDATESSKLSDGIDAPMWMFWKRRRYVLVFLAFFGFFNVYSLRVNLSVAIVAMTENRTVQYPNGTEGYEQEFNWDSTTKGYILSSFFYGYIFTQLIGGYMSNALGGNYVFGVGVGVTAILTLLTPLAAHGGFGWLIAVRATEGFFEGVTFPCIHAIWSNWAPPSERSRMATIAFSGVFTGTVASMLLSGVLADTLGWEWVFYILGAFGCLWFVAWMFIVKKSPETDPYITTKEKEFILATLQRSAAPVEKVQHPWRGILTSKAVWALVVSSFSENWGFYTLLTQLPTFLRDTMHFELQAAGFLSALPYLVMGSLLSFAGYLADLCQIRRWLTTTQVRRYFNCGAFLAQTVFMLVGAFILKPGPTLTCITIAVGCGAFAWCGFAVNHLDLSPKSAGVLMGISNTFSTVAGILTPIVSGQLTASGSENEWRTVFYIAAGIYLIGCVTYWFGVSGELQPWSIEAREKERNQRKDGGSEYFHEGLHLDQKP